A stretch of the Leptospira stimsonii genome encodes the following:
- a CDS encoding heme lyase CcmF/NrfE family subunit: MNDFGALCIIASFAILLFSILQTSYGIWKQDRQAIELGRYTLMANSAIILLAFIVLLVQLFRTDLSNYYVVMHSNEHLPLFYRLTGIWSGSSGSLLFWNLLLSIFTFIVLWQTRELINDRIPVMNLTLTVISAFFSYLAVFYSDAQPFREFQPAAVAGRGLNPLLQHWAMVIHPPILYIGYVSFAIPFCIATSALITGHLSENWFRFVRRWTIFSWFFLGTGILLGSKWAYEELGWGGYWAWDPVENASLMPWLLSTAFLHSMIIQERRGMLKFWNMLLIILAFHFCLLGTWITRSGVLEGPHSFSKSTIGTPFIIYIGISFAFFIGFLIYRRDALKPERNLEAMTSKEGSFLFNNFLLVIATLAILLGVFSPLLYGREFKAPWFNSWGVPSGILLILLMGSAPLLAWRKGADKIFFSTLFKPLLVGILGAGAYILFYTQNFTISDYSLGDVLGEIYSVVAVGLGIFTIAGIAQEYHRGIVARKATYPSENYFFSGFRMLLKNKRRYGGYLVHLAMVILFIGFAGNAFKQNTSIKFFYFLNAPEKNEIVYSSQDTGVLGNYQISASTLKIKPLVNGDAKNGLNIQNVIVSHEATFQVKRHLKEFSTLVTERRFYPQISHLSGDFETHIPTSEPAIASTPKEDLYIQLGAIEHADLSDENPDLPLLFMNYLFTNENQPVRKLENFNRFPRQIVANLEVWVNPLVKFIWAGSLLFFFSGLLILLPIGESRN; the protein is encoded by the coding sequence CAACGAACATCTTCCGTTATTTTATAGACTTACAGGAATTTGGTCGGGTTCGTCCGGTTCTCTTCTCTTTTGGAATCTTTTGCTTTCCATTTTCACGTTTATCGTCCTTTGGCAAACGAGAGAATTGATAAACGACAGAATCCCTGTGATGAACCTAACGTTAACCGTTATCTCGGCCTTCTTTTCCTATCTCGCGGTTTTTTATTCGGACGCTCAACCCTTTCGTGAATTTCAGCCGGCCGCTGTCGCGGGGAGAGGGCTCAACCCTCTTTTACAACACTGGGCGATGGTGATCCACCCGCCGATTTTGTATATCGGTTATGTGAGTTTTGCGATTCCGTTTTGTATCGCGACATCGGCTTTGATCACCGGACATCTTTCAGAGAACTGGTTTCGATTCGTAAGAAGATGGACGATCTTTTCCTGGTTCTTTTTAGGAACGGGTATTCTACTCGGTTCGAAATGGGCTTATGAAGAATTGGGATGGGGCGGCTATTGGGCATGGGATCCGGTCGAAAACGCGTCTTTGATGCCTTGGTTACTTTCAACGGCATTTCTTCATTCTATGATCATTCAAGAACGAAGAGGAATGTTAAAGTTTTGGAACATGCTTTTGATCATCCTCGCATTCCATTTTTGTTTATTGGGAACCTGGATCACACGAAGCGGGGTATTGGAAGGTCCACATAGTTTTTCCAAATCCACGATCGGAACACCGTTTATCATTTATATCGGAATCAGTTTTGCATTCTTCATAGGGTTTTTAATCTACCGAAGAGACGCGCTGAAACCGGAAAGAAATCTCGAAGCGATGACTTCCAAAGAAGGAAGTTTTCTATTTAACAACTTTCTTCTCGTGATCGCGACTCTCGCGATTCTTCTTGGAGTGTTTTCTCCGCTTCTTTACGGAAGAGAATTCAAGGCTCCCTGGTTCAACTCATGGGGGGTTCCTTCCGGAATTCTTCTCATCCTCCTCATGGGATCGGCGCCGCTCCTTGCTTGGAGAAAGGGCGCGGATAAGATTTTCTTTTCCACACTCTTCAAACCGTTGTTAGTTGGGATCCTTGGCGCCGGAGCTTACATCCTTTTTTATACTCAGAATTTTACGATCAGCGATTACAGTTTAGGAGATGTGCTTGGAGAAATTTATTCCGTGGTCGCGGTCGGTCTCGGAATCTTTACGATCGCGGGAATCGCACAAGAATATCACAGAGGAATCGTAGCAAGAAAAGCGACGTATCCATCGGAGAATTATTTTTTCTCCGGCTTTCGAATGCTCTTAAAAAACAAGAGAAGATACGGAGGTTATCTCGTTCACTTGGCGATGGTGATTCTTTTTATCGGGTTCGCAGGAAACGCATTCAAACAAAACACTTCGATTAAATTTTTTTATTTCTTAAACGCTCCAGAAAAAAACGAAATCGTTTATTCCAGTCAAGACACGGGAGTTCTCGGAAATTATCAGATCTCAGCGAGTACGCTTAAGATCAAACCTCTCGTAAACGGAGATGCGAAGAACGGTTTAAACATTCAGAATGTGATCGTCTCTCACGAAGCGACCTTTCAAGTAAAACGTCACCTAAAAGAATTTTCAACGCTGGTGACGGAAAGAAGATTTTATCCGCAGATCTCTCACTTAAGCGGAGACTTTGAAACTCACATTCCTACGAGCGAGCCGGCGATCGCATCGACTCCGAAAGAGGATCTTTATATCCAACTGGGCGCGATCGAACACGCGGATCTTTCGGATGAAAATCCGGATCTTCCCCTTTTGTTTATGAATTATCTTTTTACGAACGAAAATCAACCGGTTCGCAAATTGGAGAATTTCAATCGTTTCCCAAGACAGATCGTCGCCAACCTGGAAGTCTGGGTCAATCCACTCGTAAAATTTATCTGGGCGGGCTCCTTACTCTTTTTCTTCTCGGGACTTTTGATTCTTCTTCCCATAGGAGAATCCAGAAATTGA
- a CDS encoding cytochrome c-type biogenesis protein — MKTTLYKILIFLSILVSISPYNPIFGDSTFTNLSEPEQIRTFHEVTSRIRCICIPSITIKSCSFNNCTVSAKLKIFIENRIAKGESADVIVNKMVHGFGEEALQDPVIQKFVEAGNTGMANSVVFGFGENILATPDSTWINLSLGLAGALGILFIFLYMKRKNPTPSKTTTSVSPNKENDAFNRYLSEIEEKQK; from the coding sequence TTGAAAACGACACTTTATAAAATTCTAATTTTCTTATCGATCCTTGTTTCGATTTCTCCGTACAATCCGATCTTCGGGGATTCTACTTTCACCAATTTGAGCGAGCCGGAACAGATCCGAACGTTCCATGAAGTGACGTCGAGAATTCGTTGTATCTGCATCCCTTCGATTACAATCAAGAGTTGTTCGTTTAACAATTGCACCGTATCCGCGAAGTTAAAAATTTTCATAGAGAATCGGATCGCAAAAGGTGAAAGTGCGGACGTGATCGTTAACAAAATGGTTCATGGATTTGGAGAGGAAGCGCTACAGGATCCGGTCATTCAGAAATTTGTGGAAGCCGGAAATACGGGGATGGCGAACTCGGTCGTCTTCGGTTTCGGAGAAAACATTCTTGCGACGCCGGATTCTACTTGGATCAATTTGAGCTTAGGTCTTGCGGGAGCACTCGGAATTCTTTTTATTTTCCTTTATATGAAGCGCAAAAATCCAACGCCGTCCAAAACCACAACTTCCGTTTCTCCGAATAAGGAGAACGATGCTTTCAACCGTTATCTTTCAGAAATAGAGGAAAAACAGAAATAA
- a CDS encoding zinc ribbon domain-containing protein, whose translation MDLLLIPFYIVLVGIIVLPFLYVRFSLNLRSTESESEKLELINRREVILENLRDIKIEFDTGKLTDGEFQSISNGIVKDLEEFDEKIRTIAQNIPQQVQTTSGSNAVLTKYCHECGFKIEIYGAKFCPSCGTKLIV comes from the coding sequence ATGGATCTTCTACTCATTCCGTTTTATATCGTTTTGGTTGGAATAATTGTCCTGCCATTTCTTTATGTCCGTTTTTCACTCAATCTAAGATCTACTGAATCTGAGTCCGAAAAATTGGAACTCATCAATCGACGAGAAGTCATTTTAGAAAATCTCAGGGACATCAAGATCGAATTCGATACGGGAAAACTAACGGACGGAGAATTTCAATCCATCTCCAATGGGATCGTAAAGGATTTGGAGGAATTCGACGAAAAGATCAGAACGATCGCGCAAAACATCCCACAACAAGTGCAAACGACTTCCGGTTCCAATGCTGTTCTAACCAAATATTGCCACGAGTGCGGTTTTAAGATCGAAATCTACGGAGCGAAATTTTGTCCTTCCTGCGGAACCAAGCTGATCGTCTAA